Part of the Sorghum bicolor cultivar BTx623 chromosome 1, Sorghum_bicolor_NCBIv3, whole genome shotgun sequence genome, TCAAatccaaggcgcttatgcatgtggacactaagccacatgttgatgaaccaccagggtccccctaagttgccgatggattagcctagcaggagtttcttagctacctggtggaggaggtggtaaacagagctgagcaagtatcggccaagaggaaatcggccaccattggccagtgtttccgctgccgatagatagacagaggttggtccagccgatcggccacagaacacaaacttatccaaccacatgtttAAGAAAATTGCCTGCTCCCTTTCCCCAACAGATCTTgtctttcggtacttctgaatgtatccaGACCAACCACCGATAGCGCAAGTTTCTACTTTAGAACTGGGCTTGGTGTCAAAGAGgtgactgttatcggcagtgaatatgtctaagccggtgaacataagtacatcggcaagagtgggtggagcagggccatggccgaatacaaaagcattgagcgtgtctgaccaaaaatacaaagcaactatcagcagtgactcgtttctctccatatcggcaagagatagtctgatgcattggtctaatttccgctcaccccactggacttcatttgaatggctgactctcaagaaccagtctttccatcccttggtgggactaggccaagagcgaaaggcatctttccacagatctaaggaaaagttttcggctctaaaggggattctatttgtctctgcatttattagatcggtgggatctggatttcctaaCGGGCCGAAACTGCTCATCATTGTAGTTTGTTCAATTAGGCTGGCAGATAGCAAACACTAACGTCAATATCAAAAAAATGCATACAAACAGATCATACTGCAGGAGCGcgattgataattattgtcatttctcaattTCATAACCTCAAGGAACTGACATAAGAGATTAAGAAATGAATATATTAAGCAAGAGAGATTTCATAAATTGGAGGAGACATTAGTTGCACTGTTGCAGTTCACAGTAGCATAAAAGCTTAGTTCTTCTGTCAAAAGTGTGGACTAAAGGAAATATGACCTTACCACTAAATCCTCCAGGGTGAGGTGTAGGCAAATTGAAGAAATTTGGTTTCATTGGAGAAGCAAATAACTAAATTGCTATCGGCCCACTATGACCGTTGTTCCAGCATAAAGCGCATTAGTGCTAGCAAAGAAACATTCTAACTAGTAGTAGAGTTCATGTAAAAAGAAAGAAACTAAATGATCAGATAGTGTAAAAAACAAATTCTAATCGTAAGGTGAAACTAACATGCAGCAGCATCAATGCCATTGCATAGAGTAGAAGCAAGTAATGTCGTATGGGACCATAAAAACTTAAATTATGCTGATTGTCGTCAACTGAAAAAAAACTCTATTATTTGCTACTAATGTGGCCTAACCACAAATATTGTCATGTGTGACCACAAAAACTTAAATGCTATGCACTCTAGCATCATGTGTTGATTTCTTATAACTATAAATAATTTGTATCAATGGTGATCATCTCTGAACAATAACATTCTGCACATCTGAACAGGTACTAGAACTAGTCCCTCAGCTAACAAAACAGTGGTAAATACCACCAGCCCTCTCTGAATGAATCAGAACTGACAAGCTTCCTCATTCGGTCAGCAAATCGATGCACAGTTACAATAACGTAGCCTTACATCACGTGTAGGAGGCCAGGTTGCAAACCAAGGGCTGCGAAGTGACATCCATCGAGAGGCATCTTCGAATGAATACACTATATTACACAACACAATTGGTATTGGTAACAGTTACACAATCAGCATTGGCAGTCAAGACAAACTCACCTTGCTGCAGTTCAAGAGGAGCTCCTGACCGTGACCTGGGCCGAACGCATACTACAGTCGAATCATCAAACTGTAGCAAGAAGGGAAACGAGAAGTAGGAGATGTGCAAACGAGGAGCAAGAGAAGGGGATCTGGAGGAGGGGAACCTGGATCTGCCAGTAGTGTTGGCAGGTGACGCGGTGGTGGCCCTGGTGGCGGGTAGGACGACCGCCCTAGGTGTATCGACCGAACCCTAGGTGTACTCTCATTTTTAATAAACTACATtacgtatgtattcatactcgtttatcggtttgagtatgttcatatatttatattaagatattctagatcttaccatgcaaaaaattttcaaaggaattcatattttttaatatattactaaaatgtcactagtatatataataagtataatcacatactctatgtatgtatgcatacttaatATATATACTATTTCAAATGGTTTAGTACGATTCTACGTATACTTTATCGGGCCATGTACGccataaatctagagatattcaGATATATGTCTCAGTGGGCCGGAAAGGCCCGACAAGAGGATGCCGAACGTTTCTTCGGCCATGAAGGCCCAACCACGAGCGAACTTCGTAGACGCCGATATATATCGTATTTATCCTTCGTTTTAGGTTTCTTCCCCCGCCGCCGTCACCGCCGCTCAGATCTGGCGGAGACGCTCCCTGCTCCTCCAGTTCGCACGGAAGAAGATCGCTATCCCCACTGATCCGTCAACCATGAGCCGATCCTTAGTCCTTGCCCGTCCGCCTCTGTTGTACCCCGACGATCTGGATCCGCCTCCGGCTTCCATCCTCGTCGACCCGCGCGGCTACATCGACGACCGCAccaacgccaccaccgccgAAGGCGTCACAAGCAAAGGCAAGCGCATCAAGGTAACCTTCTGGATTGTTAACCCGCCGCGCTGCTCCTGCTTCACAGTCTACAGCCCGGATTTAGAGAAATCCGCGTTCGGCGGCATTCCCATGCTCCTCAGCACAGAAGACGACCTCGCCATGCTTCGCGTCCCGATCTGCCGTCTGGGTGGGGACGGTGTCGCGTGGAACAACGACCACTTTGTCTATCACGCCGGCGACGAGAATAAGCCTCCGTCGCTGGATTTGATCCCCAGGGATCCCGGTCGAGTCTTTGACGAAAACGTTGGCCTCCTGCGCTGCCGTGCTGGCGACATGTATTTCATTGCTATACTCTGCTGGGCATACTGCGTGGGAAAGTACGAACTGCACCTCTACAGCTCCAAGACAGAGACATGGAGCTGCAAGATGATGTACCTTGCTTCATTAGAGCAGAAGTTGCTCTACACCTACCCCAGCAAGGTGATCACTATTGGAGGGGAGCATGGGTCCATAGGTTGGGTTGACCTCTGGCGAGGCATCCTCGTATGCGACGTCCTCAAGGACAGCTCCGAGCTTCGCTACATCCCACTGCCACCTCCATTGGTGCCCAGGAAACTCAAGGGTCCTCCATTGTATGTTCGTGACATCATTGTTGTTGAAGGCTACATCAAGTACTTCGAGATGTGTTCACATATTGTCGGACCTGAAGCTTGGAAGGCAGTCACATGGGAAAGGAAGGATTCTTGGGATGAGTGGAAGAAGGACTGCGTGATTGAAGTTCCCAAGTACCCAGCACAGACCAACCCTGATCAGCAGGAGGCTGAAACCAAAACCCTACCAACCTTGAAGGGATTCTACTCAGGTTATCCAGCCCTGAGCCACCACGACAGTGGTGTTGTTTACATATTGGACAGACACGGCCTCGAGGACACAGACGTAACTGTGCTTGCAGTTGATATGAGGAAACAGACTCTAAAGGGTGTGGCTAATTGTTACTCTCCGAGGCCGCTGGGTTACAGTTCCGTCTACTTTGGAAGTGGGATCTCCAAACATCTGCTTTCCCCCAGGTAATGTTGTATTGTAGACTCATTATGTGTATGCTTATGTCTCAGGCTTACATACACAACTTCTTACCTAGGTCTCGCATTTGGAACTGCATATAAAGGCTACATTATGGTTCTAGCATGTATAGATACTAAATGCTGTTTTAAACACATCCATACTTGTGTTAATTATAATGTACGCCCTTTCATTTTATGGGGCAGTCACGAGTTTTATAATGTAATAATCCAGTAGTCTCCAACCAAGAATGAGCCTCACATAAAAATTATATTGTTGGATTCATACCTGAAAAGTAGTTTCTATTTGTTATTAACTTATGACTACATATTTTAGTGTTGTAGTGGAGTAGACACTAAAAGTCAGTCTAGCTTTGGAGAGCATGCTTAGTCAAACCATGCTGTATACTGCCTCCATCCCATAACAGTTGTCATTCTAGCCTTCTACACTTGTCTCAGATTAGGCCCTCTTTGGTAGGACTTTGGCTTCTCCAAAAACAGAAGCAAGGAAAATATGGGACTGTTTGGTTAGGTGGCTAATTCCTGACCAGGCCTGCTGGAGCTAAGATGAAGATGTTTGGTTCCCTGTTCTTAAGCCTTAGCCAGGCTAGAGCTCGCCGCCGTACAGGCCTTGGCCTGGCTCCCAGAGAATGGACATGGGATCCGTTTTTCTGGGGCCAGGCTTGGGCCAGCTCACTCGTGAAGTCTTTCCCGATTCCTGTCACCCCCTCTGCTCTCCTTTTGCTCGCCTCCTCTGCTCGTGAAGTCAGTGCCTTGTGGAGTCCTCCGCCACACTTCTCCTCGCCCTCTCTCTCCCTGTTGCTGTTGGCCAAGCAGAAGCACGCGGCGGTGGGGGAGCACGGCGACGTGACTGTGGGTCCGACGAGCTCTGCCAGGAACATGGCCAGCAAGGCCCGCGCACTGCAGCGGTAGGCCTTGAAGAGCAGCTTCATGTGCGCCGGGGACGGGGAGGAtgggttcgaggcaggggactCGTGCACAGGCACTTCGAGCATGGACGCGGGTGGCATTGGACGCGACATGGTGTGGAAGTTGAGCTCAGGTCATGGGCGCGGCGGGTGGAGGTGGCGCAGCGGACGCCATGGGCGCATCGGAGGCTAACAGCATAGAGGTCAACGCCCGGAAACCGCGACACAACTGCTTTGTTGGTTATCCAAAGCACACACACGAACGCTGCGGGCTGCTCAGCTCCATCAGGCAGCAGCTTTGGTCCGCTCGCTAGCTCCAGCTTGCAGCAGATCGTGTGTCCGTGCCATTAGCATTGCTACTTCCATGGCCCACCACAAGCAGGGGCAaaggcagagagagagagagagagagagagagagagagagaggggggggggggagggagggagggaggtagAGAGAGAGATGCCCAGCACCTGTTCAATAGAATGCTGCAAAGAGGGTAATCTTACCAGGCTCAAAATGTGGTGATCCTATACAAACCAAAGCAAGCAGCCAAACAAACTCTCATAGAAACGAGACCAAGGATAGAAGTCCAACCAATCACACATGTTGGCCTACTAAAGACAGGCCTAACTTGACCAGGCTCCGATCGTAGGCAGGCTCCAATTAAGCCAAGAAACCAAACAGACCCTATATGTTTCAGTGGCTTTGGCTTCTAGGCCCAAAACAACTTTAGCTTCAATGCTTTTGGCTTCGGTTCCGTTCCTGT contains:
- the LOC110431722 gene encoding uncharacterized protein LOC110431722, which produces MSRSLVLARPPLLYPDDLDPPPASILVDPRGYIDDRTNATTAEGVTSKGKRIKVTFWIVNPPRCSCFTVYSPDLEKSAFGGIPMLLSTEDDLAMLRVPICRLGGDGVAWNNDHFVYHAGDENKPPSLDLIPRDPGRVFDENVGLLRCRAGDMYFIAILCWAYCVGKYELHLYSSKTETWSCKMMYLASLEQKLLYTYPSKVITIGGEHGSIGWVDLWRGILVCDVLKDSSELRYIPLPPPLVPRKLKGPPLYVRDIIVVEGYIKYFEMCSHIVGPEAWKAVTWERKDSWDEWKKDCVIEVPKYPAQTNPDQQEAETKTLPTLKGFYSGYPALSHHDSGVVYILDRHGLEDTDVTVLAVDMRKQTLKGVANCYSPRPLGYSSVYFGSGISKHLLSPRGNAATEPSKHKTLQFGNQGGPRKNVQSEMSSKKLMEHTASVEEDDAVVTKLTT